The nucleotide sequence GGCTGGGCATTTCACTGTCGGGGGCTGGGCGATGGTGCTGCTGCATGATGAGGCCAGGGGTGTGGATATCGAACAGCACGGCGGGCGCGAACGGCGGGTAAAGTTGCACCGGTTGATTGACCCACGAGACGCACAGCGTTTGCTCGACATGCGCGCCCAAGAGGGCGATGGCGTCAACTTTCGCGCTCTTTCAGCCGTCGGCCAGCCCGCCACTTATCAATATCCCTTCAGCTTGCAGCTGCTGCTGGACTAGGCGCGGCTAGATCCCGGCCAGGTGCAATACCAGCTTGACGATGCCGAACAGGGTCAGGGCGAAAACAGCGGTAAACAGGATGCCCAGCATTAAAAAGTGGCTGGGCTTACCGTGGGTAAAGTCCCTGGCACGATTTTTCCCGCTTTGCACGCCAAACGCGGCGGCCATCACACTGTGGAGCATCTGCCAGAACGTCGGCGGCTTGTTGTCGACTGGATCGTTCATATATCTCCCCATTACAAGGTGTGTGAGGAGAGCATAGCCAATTTCCTTGCTCCTGATGTTTTTGAGGGCGCCGTGTAGGAGCGAGCTTGCTCGCGAAAAACCTGAGATCGCCTCGGGGTATCAGATTTCCCGCGTCATCGTTAACGATCTTCGCGAGCAAGCTCGCTCCTACAGGAGAGAATGCACTCGCGAAAATAGATACCTGAGAAATAGCGCAGGGATCAGTTATCGTAACCCAGGTTCGGCGCCAGCCAGCGCTCGGTTACGCTCAAGTCCTGGCGCTTGCGGGTTGTGTAGCTGGTCACCTGATCCTTGTCGATCTTGCCCACCGCAAAGTATTGCGCCTGTGGATGGGCGAAGTACCAGCCGCTGACCGCCGCCGCCGGGAACATCGCGTAATGCTCGGTGAGAAACACGCCGCTGCGCCCGGGTTGCATTTCGCGGGCTTGCGGGTCCAGCAACTGGAACAGCGCGCCTTTCTCGGTGTGGTCAGGGCAGGCCGGGTAGCCGGGGGCAGGGCGGATGCCGCTGTATTGCTCCTTGATCAACGCCTCGTTATCCAGGGTTTCATCCTTGGCATAGCCCCAGTAATCTTTACGCACTTGCTGGTGCAACCATTCGGCACAGGCTTCGGCC is from Pseudomonas mucidolens and encodes:
- a CDS encoding DUF2970 domain-containing protein translates to MNDPVDNKPPTFWQMLHSVMAAAFGVQSGKNRARDFTHGKPSHFLMLGILFTAVFALTLFGIVKLVLHLAGI